The DNA region tgcttttggtttgtttttgtttgttaaaaatgtctGCTACCAAAGTCAGAAATGTGTAATTATATAATAGCagctttaagtatatttatgatatgtattataataaatataatgtgtttCGATGGCAGATAAGCCTCAGACATGTGCCAGCACTACCTCCTCCGTGCTGTCCCGTCAATTCCAGAGGAAGGCGCTGCCGTTGGTCGGCGGGGCTCCGTGCTCAGGGAACCGGGGATACTGTGATAAATTCCAGGTGTGTCGTATGCTGGATGCAGATGGCCCAATTGCAAGACTGAAAAACTCTTTCCTCCATTTGGATGACTTCGATGACATAGCAGAGTGGATGAAGGTGAAGCTTTCCTATGATGAGTTTAATAACACATACATAagataacaaaataatgtaaaaggaTGTTGAGTGATGCTGTAAAGGCTGAAGACCAGCTAAAATGTATGTCACGACATGAGTTAAACATTACCATGAATTTACCAGCCAAAGGGCCACATTTTTCCCTCAGGCCCCTCaggttggtagagaccaaacaTGAGCTTTACTTACAAACCTTAAAGGTGCTAAACTCAAATTTAGAGCACATTGAATCCAGTTGATGtctttcatttacatttaagcTGTCTGCACCAGGCCGTAACAGCTGCTGGTATTAATGCACCTAAAAGGCATGAATTTTAACAAgtctgtgtttctttaaaattaTAGCTTGATATTGTTCATCTAATCAGAGTTTCAGTAACCAGATCCTTTTAAAAACCTAGTACTAGACTTTAATGAGTTGTTTTACCTCCTTTTACTCctttgacaaataaatgttaGTCTCTTATTGTAAACTTCACAGAGCTATGAATCAATCAGGACTTTATTAAATTTATGGGACAAAGAATTGCTCCCCTGACCCAAATCGGCTGATCAATGGCTTTCTAGCCATCAGGTCAGAGAGCACACAAAATTATAATTTGCCGTATTCTATGCGGATGTCGTCTTCTTTAAGAGGCAGCAGATGTCTGCTTGATGTGACATCCTCAGCTCAGTGTGTTTGGCAAACATTCTGCCCTGATGTTCAGCTGTCTTCGATGTTTCAGTCGTAGCTGCCTTTGAGGTTGAGATCCTCATGACAGCGTGGAGAATCAGGAATGCCTATTTGGGTTAAAGACCAGCCATCCGTTTCACTGAAGACAGAAATGACCCCTCACTTCAGGATCCGTTGTGTAGTTTTACCACACCTACAGCACACACTCTTTTTCTAATGTACAGAGATGCAAAGTGTAGGGGAAAAAAGAGTATTGAAAGTATCCCTTCAGTATTCTGCACACAACACTAGAGATCACCAAAAAGTGCAGGTTCAGAAGTTAAACCAAGAAAAGGACACCGGATACCTAATATGAATCTACTTATACTGCCAATATCAGAACCAGATTCATTGCATGAGTGTGTTAGCCCGTACAAGGAATTTtactcagttgttttttttctgcatctctCTTTATGTActtacacataaataaaataacaggtaggaaaaaggacaacaaagctTGACAAATAAAGGTAAAGAATAGACAGGACAATTAGATAAGAAAACAATTGGTGTTTACatgaatatttcataaatatatattaaaagcaCCAATGATCAACAAAAGAATTAATGTGTTCTGTGAGTTGTAAACAGTACAAATAGGATAGGATTTCAAATTAATCTAAACTACACTGCAGTGTTTTGCTGTTGCTGATAACAGCACATATTGTAAGTGGGTTAACCATGAGTTCATAGTTATGATTGTGCgaagaaaatgacattttgagtTTGAGCTACAATTACTAGTCACTTAACTAATAAGTCAATAGACAGATCTGCAACAATTTTGATCATCGTCTAAATTCaagaaaaaattattaaaataatctcTGGTTCTAGCTCCTCAAATTAGATGATTTGAAAACAAGATATGTGAAGACATTTTCGGTTTTGGGATGTAATGCTATGTCaattataattgttttgttgtttatgtagATAATGAATTGGGCAgatgtttttaattcatgtcaACAGTAATCCTAACTCACATCCAATATTTGTGTTTATCCCCTGCAGGCTCATTGGTGGGCCATCCTGCTGGCTATCCTGACTCTGTCTGGAGTGATGGGCTGCACCGTCTGCCTCTGCGGTACCAAGCTGGACACCAGCGACTTGAAGTGACCTCTGCCTCTTGGTCATCTCTGGGATTATGAGTATTTTCATTGAAGCCCCACAAAGTCATTAAGATTAATTCATCTGGGATTTTTAAGAGTCAAAGTCACATTGAGGAGATTGAACTTTGTTCGACAAACAGTGTGTGATCTGCAGATGACCTGTGTCAACACTTCCACCTGCTCTATGCCTCTCACGTTGTTTTGGTAACTGATATCTTTGTGCGTCATCGTGCATCTGCCATTTTTTCCACTTGTCACTTGTCTGTTCACATTTCAACAAGCCGCCTGAATCCTGTCAATTGCATTGCATGTTAACAAGCTAATAAAgtcccccaaaaatatatttgactgCTATTGATAAAAATTACCTTATTTTaatgaaaggtaaaaaaaatatatgtgaaCATTGTTGACACATTTCAATACtccaatatttttgaaaaacagcaagggggagagaaagtaaaaaaaaatccagatctGTGTAGCAGAACCTGTTTTTTCTACCACTTGGTTAGGAACCACTGTAATAAACTACTGTATATAAAGCAGTTAAAACGACTTGCATTATCACATTTAGTACattaacttattaaacttatgtGCTTTTCCTTTGAACACTTCACTTTTATCAAAAACAGCTGCGAGagtttaaattgttaaaaatgtttggatcacaaacaggttttctaaagataatgaataagaaaaggaataaaacaaCCTTAAGCTGGTCAGTTTAAGCAATAACAAAGTAGCAGTAACTTGAAAATATAAGTCAGGATCAGGGTGACCACCCAGGGGGCAGTTTTGGTTTATTAAAGAATTTATACAGTACAATGAATATTTACAAATTTATACAAAATGCATTGATAGAAAtgcacattttacagattaaattCATCCAGAcgtaaaaatatataacttaCAGTGTTTCATACAACTAAATCAAACATCTGTATTAAGGTATTTACATAACTCTACAAGTAACTTGGTTTAGCGATCTCCCTTGTTTTCAgtgcaaaaaacatttctacattgCTAAAGTAGGTGTGGATGAAGTCACGATGATTCCAGTACTTTGGATTTTGCACACAGAACTGGAAATTTAAGTATGAACAAAAGGGCATTCGTCAggatttaaaaagtgaaatgcaCAGAAGAAACTGCAGTCAAGAGAGACTTGTAATGGACAGTACAACAAAAAGGACTACAGTGATACTAACTGTGTTTTCTCACACTGAGCCTCAATAAAACgtttaaataactttaatagAGCTATGATGGACAAAATGTCAGTTGCTTCTTTGAGATAACAGTTTCAAAGTAACATTTTACAAAGGGGTAGcagtgtttaaaacaactttataaaGTTCAGATGTTTCAaaaatagaataacaataataaagtaCACTGAGGTGAAAAACAGCAACTAAGTTAAGACAAGTTCAATTTGCAGCAGCCACTCTACAGTAAGGCACACTGTTACAGGTCCCACAGTCACATACAGTGCAGTGAGCCACAGTGGTGAATGCTCGGTCAGTTagataatacataaataaactgtaCCCTATTGCAATAAAAACCTTAAGAAAGTAATCTTAACGGTTATTTTGCCAAGTGCCTGCAGACATCCATGAACATAGTGGCCGCTTTATgaaatttaacttattttacccaATGGGACATCAGTACCCTCCAGAACTATTAAGGTAAATCCAGTCAGTCACACCTCAGTATGTGAGGCTCTGATGTGACTGGTATCCGTctcttaaaatacaaaaaaagcaccAATGACCGCATTTACTTTTCTCGTGCAACAGTGAAGTTAGTTAgtatcataataacattttcttaacacaaatattttacagtattcacacacatattgttttttaacaaacatacttttatAGGTGTATAAATTAAAAAGTGCTGAAAGGGACTGAAGGGCGTTCAACGATGGATTATTTTCCTCAAACTCAGTGTTTCTCCAGAGTCAATCTACAAACAaagtaaagtgtgtttttatttaaagcattaACAGTAATGTAAAAGgcttcttttattttccaacaatttttcaacctggaccttATTCTCCCATCTTTTTGTGtataagtgactaatggggacaacaatgtTTTTGATTATTCTAGTATTTGGCTAAAATGCTGCAGCTGACAATCAAGGCTTAGATTGTGATtgctaaatatttgctttttgtttgtttcgtGTCATGTGACTTGATCCTGGAAGACAACGGCGCAAACTTGGGTGCGATGAGTGCCTgtgtcagagtttgttgtgttggagtacaGAAAACATAGCTTGGTGTTATCTTAAAGATTTTTAATGTCATGGCTGAGTATTAAGCTGATTTCGACAATGTGGATGCGACGCAAGATTTCAGAACAAGACTTCTCCAAGCGAACAGTCAGACCGGATCAAGCCAAAAGtaagtataaatgtgttttttttctgtagggTCCTTTCGATAATtttgtcagacacttataataacaatcggagcctgtcagtggcaaaaacaaggaATTTTAGTGGACTTTACTTGATGGTGGAGGAGTAGCCTCGAACAATTACATAGCAGTCCTTCAGCGGCTGCTGTGTGCATGCAGTGGTGCTGCAGCGTTCTAGTTCAATACGAGACCAATTTCAAAAGTTGTTGCCCCCATTAGTTACTTAGTCACATAGACCAACCcagtctcactcccaactcgtcaaataccgatGCTTGGTCAGTTCCACTCGGAGTCTGGTACTGATGCACAGAGGCACCCCTTAACGTCTTATGTGACGCATTCCACTAAATCcaagggccactgaccaagagTTGGTATTTGAcgggttgggagtgagaatgtgttgcaaAAACCTGGAAAAATAGGCTCCTGGTTGATACAATATGGAAGTTACCCTTTAATGGTGATTAGGGAAACTGCAAAGGGTACCTTACCTTTTCGGAGATTGTTTTGGGTTCGTCCTCCACGCATTCTTACATTTAACAAATGTGACCTCTTGTGTTAACTTCTGAACTTCATGGTCTTTTACACAGAACACCATCCtgaaaaagattaataaaaatcTGCATGAGCACTTTATGCACTGAATCAGCGTCATCCATGGCAAGATTTTGTACTACTTCTACTGCTAgaaatggtgtgttttttgtcacGTTGCCACTATTTTCTGGGGTGTACATAAGTATTTTTCCCAATATAGCATATCTTACTTTTGTTGGGTCTCGCCAGCTCGGATGCGGATCTTGTGAACCTCCATGTTGGCGCTGTCTGAGTCACCGGACCACCAAGATGAAACCATCTTTAACATGTTGGAGGCTGACCAACCATTTGTTTCCTCCCATTTAAACTTCAACATCAACAGATCACCGATATCTTTCTCTGTCACTAACAGGAATGAATGGGTCTTATTCGTCGCTATCTTCTCCTTTCtaccacatgaaaaaaaagagagaaatgttagTGTTTTACTCTTAGCCAGTAGGAATATTTTATTCAGCCTCATAAACACTGCACCATAAACCATGATGTAACCCACATAACAAGAGCAAATGTTGCCAAGTCTGCGGTTATATCACTGTTATGGTTTCTACTTCACGCTGTTTCCTTTGAATACTGTGCGACTGTTACAAACAACTCATAACCCACAAGATGCAAGTCACGGTGCTGTAATTCTCTTTTAAATGGTTGTTAAATCACCCACTCACAGTTTCAGGTCCAGGTTTTCAGCCTCTCCTTTTGTTCCGTacagtgagacagtgagtgACGGCTCCATATCCGAACGATTCATCTTACTGGAAAAGTGGATCTTCAGCTGATAGTGGTAAACTGTGGAGCAAGAgagcattttaaacatttaaacatgcatgAAGCTGCATTTAGTTGGTTTAGGAAAACTAAGCTGCACATGACCAGACTTTTGCTGTGAAACTCACCAGAAACTGAAACACTATTGAGCTCCAAAATCTATAATtccttttaaatcacttctttgGACGTTTTTTagaacagtgtgtttttaagaaTTAGCCACTGTCAACCTTATTTTTGCAACAATATTAATTCATCTGACTCAAGGTAAGTAGGAAAACTGTGCAACTTCTCACAAAAACAACTGGAAGGGCACCATGTAGGGCATTTTATCATgctttctccactggaagggcactctattgtgttttctccactggaaggtcACACTTAAGGGCccttcattgtgttttcttcaCTGGAAGGGCACACTTAAGGGCacttcattgtgttttcttcaCTTGAAGGGCACACTTAAGGGCACttcattgtgtttttccacTGAAAAGGCCCACCTAAGGACActtcattgtgttttctccactgaaaaGGCACACCTTAGAGGGCACCCTTATGCGAACatgagacaaaaacaatgaaaacaaccaCCACTACTGATAAAGTCCACTGACCTCTGAAAGGCATGGAGGCTCGAGTCCTGGTGTACATCTGAACGTTGCGCGCCTTGCGGACTTTGCTAATGTCGTAGCCCACTGCGTTGCAGCGGCTTTTTCGGCAACTGAGACACATGCCGCGGTCAAACATGTCGTTGCTTCCACATCTGTAGGCCTTGGCTGCTTCCCGCTCGTTCAGTAGAGAGTCGATGAACAGGTGGACGGAGCGTTCGTGTTCACACTTCACTGCATCAGTAATGgctgaggagagaagagggaaccGTATTTAATTACACATACATAATTACGTCAATGTGCTACTTTTCCTTTACTGGCCAGACAGATTTGTTTTACTTATCAACTTCCTCAGCCAAAAAGACTGACATTGTGTCTGACCTTCCTCGGCCATGTTTGGAAAACGTTGTAAATAGGTTCACTCCCAAGACAGACTAATGACAGGAGGCAAGCAGCTATAATTGGAGCTTATGGACaacaactaactaactaactaactaactatcTACTAATAACACAAAAAGGTGCCTTGTAACGTGTTTACAGCCGATACATAATTGTCTAAGGGTTGGTTATTCTGGCTCTAAATACTTAGTAGCAGATGTGGATTCAAGTTACATGACTTGGACTCAAGTCAGACTCAATACGACTTTAGACCCGActtgacaaaatcaaaaaagacATGCAACTCGAGTTGGACGTTAAAACCAATGACTAATACATCCCTTGGACTTGAgccttttgattttaaaatactcAAGGCTGAAGATTTAAAAGCATGTTATTTACTAAGTGTGCCACAAATCAATTTATTTCCATACATTACCTAAATCAAGCAATTCATcacttaaataatatttttacatgtaaagttTTCAGAAATCTTACAGGGTGAAGTATACATCAGTGAGTATTTTTGAGTCCACAGAAATAACCcttaatataattaaagtaatttagtTTTAAACAAGTTCAAGTTgacaatttcacatttttcactttcattaaaAGTCATTCTCACCGAATAACCCTACGTTAGCGATCTTCTCCAGGGCCCCCCTAAGGTTGCAGCCGGGCTGGAAGCTGCCTCCGTTGGGGTAAATGTCTACATGGCCAACAGGCTGCTGGATCCCGATGCTGAGACCTAGGGAGCCCCTCGTGAAGGTGTGGAGGACGTCCACAAAATTAGCGTCGTCAGGGGACAGACGCCTGTGGGCATGCTCTCCCTCAAAGTCAGGGCCTGCTGGGTCCAGACctgcagacagagacagtgacAGTGAATTAACATTCATTCAATTGACTgatgttttacaaagttaaacTGCTAGATTTATTATCgaacacattgtttgtttgtttttttaccagttATTCTTCCGACTTTATTGGTTGCGTGGCTTCCAGCAAATCCTGCCACATGAGCCCCGAGGCTGTAGCCAATCAGGTGGATGTTCTCTAGAGGCATGTTGGTGGTTTCCTTTAAAGTATATAAATGAACATATTAATTAGGAAATCAGTGAGACAAATACACTATTTCACTGATAAAGTTGACTTTACAGGATTAAAAACTCTTGGGTGGTTTCATTgcagaagattttttttcaagtgacaGATCCTGTTACAAAGTGACCAGTAAATGCATGAAAATTAATGTCACTGTGGATTTATACTGTGTTTACTAGCAAGTTTAGCAGACATGCTCTTGTACCTGACCAGTAGTATTTTGCAATAAGGCAGGGGTCTACTGAAGAAGTAGCTAATGGTCACATTATCTGTGTGTATTGGCTTGTTGTAAAGAgtaacagctttttttccaaCTCTCTGATCATTTAGATACAGGTTTGTTTCTACATTTTGGGTTGAAACCTTTGAATTTTTGATTCCACTGACCTCGATCCAGTCGATGAAGCGAGCAATCTCGTGTCCCACTTCTTTGGTGTTCTGAGCTGCGACCACATAGTGATTCTGTGCCAAGGTGAGCCAGTCCACCACGATGACGTTGGCCGTCTGCTCTCTGTCGTACAGCGCCGATACCAGCTTCGTCACCCAGCTCTCAAACATCCCACTCAACTGTTGAAAAGACAGTTGGAAAATTAAACTTTCAATCCAACAATGTAATAGCCTAATGAGCCTAATTAAATCAGAGCCAGCTCTAGTCAACTCTATCCTTACAACGTGTTCTTTGGTATAAACAACATGTTGTAGCTTGTCAAGAAAGTTGGTTCTGTGAATTTAAGACATAATGGCTCTGGAATTTGGCGATATAATGACACACTCCAAGTCACAGGTGTTGTTTCTAAACCAAAGGAGAATGAAGTGAACAAAGCCCTTTGGGTGTTCGGGTGCAGGTCACAACAGGCTGAAGCATCTCCACTCACCGTCCATCCGTGGATTACCAGGAAGGTCTTGGAGGTGCTGTTGAAGGTGCAGGCTGCCAGGGAGTCAGGTTTGCCAGGGACGATGTAGCATAGGTCATCATCGGGGTGGGATGGTTTTCGGAGGGAGAATTTGGCGACGGTTTGGTTGATGTCATCCTTGTGGTTAAACAAGTCTTTCAGGGGGTCGAGGAAGTTAtctgaaagagaggaaggacaaCCAATTAGCTGTGTGGACCAATACgttaggagagagagaagaaatccCTCTGTCAATGTGGTGCTTTTATCAGATGTGTAACTTTGATCTAAAGTTCTCAGAGACGCCTGACTGGCTAACGGAATGAACGGCCCCTCAGCAAATGAGATTCCCCCATTAGACCAGATCCGTCCTCACAGGTTACAGGGGTTCACTTGGTCAGACTGAGCTCCATGGAAACCACAGGGAGTTTTCCCCAGCTTTGTTCCGGCCACTTCACCGACTATAATCTGTACAAGTTTCAGTGGTCACAGTCAGCTGACGCAACTCAACCAGGGGTTTTGCTGGTTTTCAGAGTAGGGGGTGGGGAGGCGAACGCAAGGAAGCATacagaaaatgacattaagAAAGTATTGCAGCTCAGGGGGCATactgtaaacaaaaaatatcaaaactgcACTTGGATAACTCAAATTAGGTTGAGAGAGTAAAAGCACCTTGTGTCTCATAGCAAAGTAATGTTGGATATTCTCCAAAAAGCACAAATACAACCCAAGACACGTGATACATGGTAGCCTATAAACAGCTCATTTTAATTCCCTTTTAAGtctaaaatacacacactcagctCATACAAAAGTACTGCGCGTAAATTAGACACAGATATCCTCCATACTGGCTCAAATCCTGCAGTTTTACACAAGCGTGTGTCGATGTGCGTGACGGTGAAATGAAGTTTGAACTAACAACTCACCAAAAATAGATTCGGTGAGCTCTTCTTCCAGAGACGTCACATACTGTACAGCTGCATTCAACACCAGAAAGTACAGAAACCGAACTCGCCACGCTTTCATTGCTTTTCCAGCTGTTTCCTTTCAGAGAAAATGTCTCGAACaatgaaatcaatcaatcaggtCTTGCGGCGGAAGAGTTTATGTAGTCCTTCTCGGAAATAAATCAGTGCGTCCTGTTGCGCGCAGAGCGCTGATATCTGAACCACCTTGAACTGTCCGCGTCTTAAATAGCACCTCTGACAAGCCACTGGCTGCTGAGTCCGGGTGGGgaatggaaaaatatgtatttggtAAATCATTATGAGAAGAAATAACAACGCTGGTTGGCAGGAAAGACTCATTAAAACCAGTagaatgtaatgtgtaatgttaaTTATGTCTCTAactttgtttagtttatgtTTCAATCACAAACATGGAATAAATTACAAGAAAATCTACTACTGCTGCATGTTGGGCTTATTGCTTAATTGCCTTCTTCTTTGCttaattgatcatttattgATTGAATGATTACTCCATTAGCTGCAGGAAAGGGtgataaaaatatttaaaaatgaattcacacagaatattttgcatatattttgtTATACAAAAAGATAGAATGTGCTGCACAAAGATGATGATGAGACAGTTGCAAGAAATAAGAGgttaaaagcaaagcaaaaaataacaacaaatggAAGACATGTTTAAATGGTAAAATGTTGTAAACGTTTAGGTGTAGCAAGTATGACATACTTTTCTTGCTTTCTCGCTTCAACTGAATCAGATACATTTCCTgataacattaattataataataatataagaaactttatttatatagcactttacaaagtgcttcacaaaaaaatgtaaacaattttaaatattaatgaaatacaacaaataaagcTGTAATCATTGATGAACTTTGAGACACATCTGTTTACAGTTAGTTTGTGTGTTGCAGGCTGCAGAAGCAGGTCATGTGTGTTTCAGGAGAGTGCTGTGCACGGCAGCAGACAGACTCATAATAGAGCCTACTGTACATCAGTGGTTACCTACATAGCTTTCTCCCCATGACATTCCAGGACGCTGGCAGCTCGGCTTGACATACAGGCCCCTCAAGGGCAAATTGAGGCCCCTTTTCACTGATCTGCTGTTGTCATGGCACCATAGAGCATATACATTAGAACGAGAGAGAATACAGAGGAGACACAAACCTGCATAAAGCAGTATTAATTTAAGTGTGCTGAAAGTTTTAACTCTTTCTATGTTTCAAAAAATGGTGTCATTAACTATGCATCCTATATTATTAAAAGACTACTTAACGGATTTAGCACTGCAACCTTTAACCTATAAAAATCGATGCAGCAGAAAACCAGAGATAt from Anoplopoma fimbria isolate UVic2021 breed Golden Eagle Sablefish chromosome 8, Afim_UVic_2022, whole genome shotgun sequence includes:
- the LOC129095061 gene encoding lipoprotein lipase, whose protein sequence is MKAWRVRFLYFLVLNAAVQYVTSLEEELTESIFDNFLDPLKDLFNHKDDINQTVAKFSLRKPSHPDDDLCYIVPGKPDSLAACTFNSTSKTFLVIHGWTLSGMFESWVTKLVSALYDREQTANVIVVDWLTLAQNHYVVAAQNTKEVGHEIARFIDWIEETTNMPLENIHLIGYSLGAHVAGFAGSHATNKVGRITGLDPAGPDFEGEHAHRRLSPDDANFVDVLHTFTRGSLGLSIGIQQPVGHVDIYPNGGSFQPGCNLRGALEKIANVGLFAITDAVKCEHERSVHLFIDSLLNEREAAKAYRCGSNDMFDRGMCLSCRKSRCNAVGYDISKVRKARNVQMYTRTRASMPFRVYHYQLKIHFSSKMNRSDMEPSLTVSLYGTKGEAENLDLKLKEKIATNKTHSFLLVTEKDIGDLLMLKFKWEETNGWSASNMLKMVSSWWSGDSDSANMEVHKIRIRAGETQQKMVFCVKDHEVQKLTQEVTFVKCKNAWRTNPKQSPKRLTLEKH